Proteins encoded in a region of the Diadema setosum chromosome 7, eeDiaSeto1, whole genome shotgun sequence genome:
- the LOC140231273 gene encoding U3 small nucleolar ribonucleoprotein protein MPP10-like, producing MANNKKLRAVLRSFEGATKVPENYISCQPKHEAVLTSCTKSLFDEAASHGRETIGSSNPLSELITEGFDEEQIWQELELQNEPCIDSLLKRVAKAVAGSSSQRHARRQEMVSQGEEGETDESDHTEDEDEHSDDQDDGEEDPDESNADIQRTRHRKDGEDFDDSDESDTNFDIDSLQMRTKLRGKVSVKEDTAHSGKGRTKSSVVDDMFFKLDDMERFLEMEDAREAKRLRQMERREAGGKPGGDDDEGEEDEEEEDDDEMVDYFDDASSDEDERQIAAGKSEQKKSSRDFMYSDFFSEPGTRVQNKPVKKKVHFLEEKDKEDEDKEEDIHGGKEKEKDFDEESFEDADEDLLEELRKSSATRNKGDLFGGSSESEGEDYGDILGGPQKKRKDGGEQSSFEKRQEKLRQRISELEQGNIAEKSWQLGGEVGAAKRPENSLLEENLDFDVATRPAPIITEETTRTLEDVIKQRVLDQAWDDVQRKTKPKEEAYEFKKRITLDQEKSKLSLGEIYEQEFIKQTQQGQTEEKEDPMHADIKKSMKSLFMKLDALSQHHFTPKPVRPEVKVITNTPAISMEEVIPLTVTESSRLAPEEIQGKEKGELKGKAEKTLTDKKRELRRKKQQQRARAQERLKREKAVQKLKPGMGNKYSKKAALARLEKNSKMPSSNTTVIKDTDSARGNLKSSKAFFSKLQEEVVTQVQGLKEKKKRKKQVSGVQLKL from the exons ATGGCAAATAACAAAAAGCTACGCGCCGTTTTACGTTCTTTTGAAGGTGCCACCAAGGTTCCAGAAAACTACATAAG TTGTCAGCCAAAGCATGAAGCTGTTCTCACATCCTGCACCAAGTCCCTGTTTGACGAGGCTGCAAGTCATGGCCGGGAGACCATTGGTTCGTCAAACCCACTCTCCGAGCTCATCACAGAAGGCTTCGACGAGGAGCAGATATGGCAGGAGCTGGAGCTGCAGAATGAACCGTGCATTGACAGTCTTCTGAAGCGTGTTGCCAAGGCCGTGGCAGGAAGCAGCAGTCAGCGACATGCACGAAGGCAAGAAATGGTGTCACAAGGCGAGGAGGGAGAAACGGATGAGAGTGACCATACAGAGGATGAGGATGAACACTCAGATGATCAGGATGACGGTGAAGAAGATCCTGACGAGTCCAACGCGGACATTCAAAGAACTAGACACAGAAAAGATGGTGAGGATTTCGATGACAGTGACGAGTCTGACACCAATTTCGACATAGATTCGCTGCAAATGAGGACTAAACTTAGAGGAAAAGTTTCAGTGAAAGAGGACACTGCACATAGTGGTAAGGGAAGGACTAAGTCTTCAGTCGTGGATGACATGTTTTTCAAACTTGATGACATGGAGAGGTTTCTGGAGATGGAGGACGCCAGGGAGGCAAAGCGCCTTCGACAGATGGAGCGGAGAGAAGCGGGAGGGAAGcctggtggtgatgatgatgagggggaggaggatgaggaggaggaagacgATGATGAAATGGTGGACTATTTTGACGATGCATCGTCAGATGAAGACGAACGTCAGATAGCTGCAggaaag TCTGAACAGAAAAAGAGCTCAAGGGACTTCATGTACAGTGATTTCTTCAGTGAGCCAGGAACTCGAGTCCAGAATAAGCCAGTGAAGAAGAAAGTACATTTCCTTGAAGAAAAGGATAAGGAAGATGAGGACAAGGAAGAGGATATACATGGTGGCaaggaaaaggagaaagatTTTGATGAGGAAAG CTTTGAAGATGCAGATGAGGACTTACTGGAGGAGCTGAGGAAGTCCTCAGCCACCAGGAACAAGGGCGACTTATTCGGAGGAAGCAGTGAGAGTGAGGGAGAGGACTATGGAGATATCTTGGGAGGGCCacagaagaagaggaaagatgGAGGGGAGCAGTCTTCCTTTGAAAAGCGTCAAGAAAAG TTGCGACAGAGAATCAGTGAACTGGAACAGGGTAACATCGCTGAGAAGTCCTGGCAACTTGGGGGAGAGGTTGGAGCTGCCAAGAGGCCGGAGAACAGTCTCTTGGAGGAGAATCTGGATTTTGATGTGGCAACAAGACCAG CTCCCATCATCACCGAGGAGACCACCCGGACCCTGGAGGACGTCATCAAGCAGAGGGTCCTGGACCAGGCCTGGGACGATGTCCAGCGCAAGACCAAGCCCAAGGAGGAGGCCTACGAGTTCAAGAAGCGCATCACGCTGGACCAGGAGAAGAGCAAGCTCAGCCTGGGGGAGATCTACGAGCAAGAGTTCATCAAACAGACTCAG CAAGGACAAACGGAGGAGAAGGAGGACCCGATGCATGCTGATATCAAGAAGTCGATGAAATCTCTCTTCATGAAGCTGGATGCACTCTCCCAGCACCACTTCACCCCCAAGCCTGTCCGGCCAGAGGTCAAGGTCATCACCAACACCCCAGCCATCTCCATGGAGGAGGTCATCCCCCTCACTGTGACTGAATCCTCCCGCCTGGCTCCAGAAGAAATTCAG GGCAAGGAGAAAGGAGAGCTAAAAGGAAAGGCGGAGAAGACGCTGACGGACAAGAAACGTGAGCTGCGCCGGaagaagcagcagcagcgggCGAGGGCCCAGGAGCGGCTCAAGCGAGAGAAGGCAGTGCAGAAGTTGAAACCCGGCATGGGGAACAAGTACAGCAAAAAGGCTGCCCTTGCTCGACTGGAAAAGAACAGCAAGATGCCCTCCAGCAACACGACCGTTATCAAG